CGGGGCGCAACCCCGCTCCCGCCGGCTTCGCGGACAGGAAACGCGGCAGGTTCGAAACCGCCATCGCCCAAGACCCAGGCCCGCGGAACCGGCCACGTGCCGCCGCTGGCCAGGTTTCGCGGCTGGCACCGGAGTTTCTGGGCGAAGCTGGAAGGGACCGGCAAGTCACGCAACGGTTCCACGTACTACCTGATCCTCGGGGCCACCCTCGCGCTCACGGCCATCGGCATCATGATGGTACTGTCCGCGTCCAGCGTCGAGGCGATCGCAGCGGGGGAGTCGCCGTACACGGCAGCACTCAAGCAGGGCATGTTCGCCGCCATCGGGGTCTTCCTGATGTTCGTCCTCTCGCGCGTCAACGTGGTCTGGCTCAAGCGCCTGGCCTGGCCGGGGATCGCCGGAGCCTACGTGCTCCTGGTCCTCGTTCTCCTGATCGGCACCAGTACCAACGGCAACCAGAACTGGATCGAATTCGGCGGCATCACCTTCCAGCCGTCAGAAGCGGCCAAGCTCGCCCTGGCACTCTGGATGGCCACCGTGCTGGCGGTCAAGGCAAAACTGCTCCACCGCTGGCAGCACGTGGTGGTTCCGGTCCTTCCTGCCGCCGCCGGCATCATCGGGCTGGTCCTGGCCGGCAATGACCTCGGTACAGGCATGATCATCATGATGATCATGGCCGCCGCACTGTTCTTTGCCGGGGTCCCGCTCTACATGTTCGGCATCGCGGCCCTGGTCGCCGTGGCCGGGGCCGGGTTCATGGCCGTGACGAGCTCCAACCGGATGTGCCGGATCACTTCGTGGTGGACCGGAAACTCCTGCGGCGAAGGCATTGACGCCAACTACCAGTCAACCAACGGCCTGTACGGGCTCGCCTCCGGCGGTTGGCTGGGGGTCGGGCTGGGCCAAAGCCGGCAAAAGTACAGCTGGATCCCGGAAGCCCACAACGACTTCATCTTCGCGATCATCGGCGAGGAACTCGGCCTGGTGGGCACCGTCGTCGTGCTTATCCTCTTTGCCATCCTGGGTGCTGCGATCTACCGGGTGGTGGTGGCGCAGGAGGACCTCTTCCACCGCGTCCTTGCAGGGACCATCATGGTGTGGCTGCTCGGCCAGGCCACGGTCAATATGTCCGTGGTCACCGGACTCGTTCCCGTCATCGGCGTGCCGCTGCCGTTCATTTCCTATGGCGGCTCGGCCTTGCTGATGTCGCTGTGTGCCGTCGGCGTAGTGTTGTCGTTGGCCCGGGAACAGATGGCGCCAAGCGTGCAGCCCAAGCGGCTGCTCAAGTTCCGCACCAAGGGCGGCCGCCCGCACCCCACACGAAAGCGTAAATAGCACTTAATGAATGCCGAGTCTTTGTCAGTTGTCCTTGCCGGCGGCGGAACGGCCGGGCACATCAGTCCGCTGCTGGCCATCGCGGCCGCGTTGCGGGACGTGCGTCCGGACGTTCGCCTCCTGGCTGTGGGGACGCCCAGCGGAATGGAGACCAGGCTGGTCCCCGCAGCCGGCCTCGAGCTGGCCACCATCAGCCGCGTGCCCTTTCCCCGCAGGCCGTCGCTGGATCTCCTGCGGCTGCCGGGACGGCTGGCCGGCGCTGTTAAGCAGGCCGGAAGGATCCTCGACGACGCTCACGCGGACGTCCTCGTGGGCGTCGGCGGTTACGTCTGTACCCCGCTGTACCTCGCCGCCCGGCGCCGGAAAATTCCGATTGTCATTCACGAAGCCAACACCCGGGCCGGACTGGCCAACAAAGTGGGTGCCCGCTTCAGCCACCACGTCGGCGTCGCGTTTGCCGGCACGAAGCTGCGCGGGGCCCGTCACGTCGGCATGCCGATGCGACGGGAAGTCTCCGGGCTGGATCGCGCTGCTTCCCGGCATGCCGCACGTGAGCTGCTGGGGCTGGACCAGCACAAGCCCGCGCTCATTGTCACCGGCGGCTCATCCGGGGCGCAGAGCATCAACAGGACCATTGCGGCGTCCCTGGATGCACTGGCCAAGGCCGGGATCCAGACCCTGCACATCACCGGGAAGGGCAAGTCGGTCCTTGACGGCGAAGGCAAACCCCTCGCCGCAGACGGCTACCGCCAGGTGGAGTATGTCGACGGGATGGAGAACGTCTATGCGGCCGCCGACCTGCTGCTGGGCCGTGCGGGAGCGGCCACCGTCTGCGAAACCGCTGCTGTGGGCATCCCGGCCGTGTTCGTTCCGCTCCCGATCGGCAACGGCGAACAGGCGCTCAACGCCGCCGGTCCGGTGCAAGCGGGAGGCGCCCTGGTGGTTGACGACGAATCGTTCACGCCCGAATGGGTCAGCCGGGAAATCATCCCGCTGCTCTCAGACCCTGCCCGGCTGGCGAAAATGGCGGCGAGTTCTGAAGCCCTCGGTATCCGAAACGCAGATCGCCGTATGGCTGATCTGGTCCTGGAAGCGGTAAGCAAATGACCATGTCCACAGCACGCACGGCCGTGCGGAGCCTGGAATCCCTTGGCCGCGTGCATTTCATCGGCATTGGCGGCGTGGGCATGTCCGCCGTGGCCCGGATCATGGTGGCCCGCGGTGTCCCGGTGACAGGCTCCGATGCCAAAGACCTTCCGGTCATGGCAGACCTCGCTGCGGCCGGCGCAGGCATCCACGTGGGCTATTCCGCGGGCAACCTGGGCGCGGCCGAGGCCGTGGTGGCCGGCTCCGCCATCCGCGCGGACAATCCGGAACTCCAGGCCGCACGTGCCGCCGGGCTGCCCGTATTGCACCGCTCGGAGGCACTGGCGGCGGCTATGGCGGGTGACCGCGTGGTTACGGTGGCCGGCACCCACGGGAAGTCCACCACGACGTCCATGGTCACGGTGTTGCTGCAGGGTGCCGGCCTGGATCCCACTTTTGCGATCGGGGCCAACGTCCCTTCCCTGGGGGTTAACGCCGCCAGCGGCACTTCGGACATCTTTGTTGCCGAGGCCGACGAGTCCGACGGGTCATTCCTCAACTACCGACCCCACATTGCGGTTGTCACCAACGTGGAACCCGACCACCTTGACTACTACGGCACCGCCGAAGCCGTCTACGAGTCGTTCGACAGCTTCACGGAATTGCTCCCGGCCGACGGCGTCCTGGTGGCCTGCGCCGATGATCCCGGTGCCCGCGCGCTTGCGGAGCGGACCAGGACACGGGGCAACACCAGGGTGGTTACCTACGGCACCGCTGAAGACGCGCAGCTGCGGCTGCACGACGGCGGCCCGGGAGACGTGTGGGTGTCCACCGGCGCGGGAAGGTTTGCACTGGACCTCCAGGTGCCAGGGCGCCACAACGCGCTCAACGCTGCAGCCGCGTTTGCCGTTGCCCTGGAACTTGGCGTCGCACCCGACGCGGCCTCCGGGGCCCTGGCCCATTTCTCCGGCGCATCACGCCGCTTCGAGTTCAAGGGAGAAGGCAGGGGAGTGCGGGTCTACGACGACTACGCCCACCACCCGACGGAAGTCCGGGCAGCGCTGGCCGCGGCACGTTCCGTAGCGGGGGACCACAAGGTGCACGTGCTTTTCCAGCCGCACCTGTTTTCCCGCACCAGGGAGTTTGCAGCCGATTTTGCCGAGGCGCTCAACGCCGCGGACACCGCCCTGGTCCTGGACATCTATCCGGCCCGGGAAGATCCCATCCCGGGGGTCAGCAGCAAGCTGATCGGTGACCGGCTTTCCGCGGGCGGCCGGCTGGTGGCCGCAGAAGACGCCGTCCGGGCCGTCGTGGCCAACGCAGCCGCCGGCGATATTGTGCTCACGGCCGGAGCGGGCGACGTCACGGCCTACGGTCCGCTGATTGTGGAGGCACTGCTGGCGGAGGCGCCGGGTGGCTAGCACGCGCCGGCCCACCTACAAGACAGGCTCGCCTGGCACCCAGGGAAAGTCCGCCCAGGGAAAGTCCGCCCAGGAAAAGTCCCACCAGGGAGGCGGACGCGCGGACGTAATATCGGCCTCCAAGGCCGCACCCGCGGCCGCGGCCGCGGGAGCATCCCGTCCCTCCGCCACCGATAACGTGCTGTCCTTCCCGGAGCCCAAGGGCAGGCGGATCCGGCGCAACATCATCCTGGCTGCGTGCATTGTTGCCGCGCTGGTG
Above is a window of Arthrobacter sp. FB24 DNA encoding:
- the ftsW gene encoding putative lipid II flippase FtsW is translated as MVSTPTRAPAARQRGATPLPPASRTGNAAGSKPPSPKTQARGTGHVPPLARFRGWHRSFWAKLEGTGKSRNGSTYYLILGATLALTAIGIMMVLSASSVEAIAAGESPYTAALKQGMFAAIGVFLMFVLSRVNVVWLKRLAWPGIAGAYVLLVLVLLIGTSTNGNQNWIEFGGITFQPSEAAKLALALWMATVLAVKAKLLHRWQHVVVPVLPAAAGIIGLVLAGNDLGTGMIIMMIMAAALFFAGVPLYMFGIAALVAVAGAGFMAVTSSNRMCRITSWWTGNSCGEGIDANYQSTNGLYGLASGGWLGVGLGQSRQKYSWIPEAHNDFIFAIIGEELGLVGTVVVLILFAILGAAIYRVVVAQEDLFHRVLAGTIMVWLLGQATVNMSVVTGLVPVIGVPLPFISYGGSALLMSLCAVGVVLSLAREQMAPSVQPKRLLKFRTKGGRPHPTRKRK
- the murG gene encoding undecaprenyldiphospho-muramoylpentapeptide beta-N-acetylglucosaminyltransferase — encoded protein: MNAESLSVVLAGGGTAGHISPLLAIAAALRDVRPDVRLLAVGTPSGMETRLVPAAGLELATISRVPFPRRPSLDLLRLPGRLAGAVKQAGRILDDAHADVLVGVGGYVCTPLYLAARRRKIPIVIHEANTRAGLANKVGARFSHHVGVAFAGTKLRGARHVGMPMRREVSGLDRAASRHAARELLGLDQHKPALIVTGGSSGAQSINRTIAASLDALAKAGIQTLHITGKGKSVLDGEGKPLAADGYRQVEYVDGMENVYAAADLLLGRAGAATVCETAAVGIPAVFVPLPIGNGEQALNAAGPVQAGGALVVDDESFTPEWVSREIIPLLSDPARLAKMAASSEALGIRNADRRMADLVLEAVSK
- the murC gene encoding UDP-N-acetylmuramate--L-alanine ligase, coding for MTMSTARTAVRSLESLGRVHFIGIGGVGMSAVARIMVARGVPVTGSDAKDLPVMADLAAAGAGIHVGYSAGNLGAAEAVVAGSAIRADNPELQAARAAGLPVLHRSEALAAAMAGDRVVTVAGTHGKSTTTSMVTVLLQGAGLDPTFAIGANVPSLGVNAASGTSDIFVAEADESDGSFLNYRPHIAVVTNVEPDHLDYYGTAEAVYESFDSFTELLPADGVLVACADDPGARALAERTRTRGNTRVVTYGTAEDAQLRLHDGGPGDVWVSTGAGRFALDLQVPGRHNALNAAAAFAVALELGVAPDAASGALAHFSGASRRFEFKGEGRGVRVYDDYAHHPTEVRAALAAARSVAGDHKVHVLFQPHLFSRTREFAADFAEALNAADTALVLDIYPAREDPIPGVSSKLIGDRLSAGGRLVAAEDAVRAVVANAAAGDIVLTAGAGDVTAYGPLIVEALLAEAPGG